The following are from one region of the Salvia hispanica cultivar TCC Black 2014 chromosome 1, UniMelb_Shisp_WGS_1.0, whole genome shotgun sequence genome:
- the LOC125190822 gene encoding pentatricopeptide repeat-containing protein PNM1, mitochondrial-like: MRKLSLHLRKLLLLRCFSTSPNPLTHHPLPAPRCPPPEFVSSNAFSAGRRHWFFPIRNFSSQTGNPSAAENSFNQNPKKSENDEDALAKLFSDELQKNPDSEPLPLQKRLDLSFSHVRISPAMLLSTLNLSPDAGRMALDFLKWAKSRPGFEPSDEVYSHFVAYFGRRKDFKATHEVLVDGIGVAGVKSLEALIDRMVRAGRPSQTVALFERMEKDYGFVRDMDSLKLIVSGLCNHGYASYAEKLVKGLANEFFPDEYICDALIEGWCVDGKLDEAKRLLGEMQRGGFEIGTYAYNAILECVCALCRKKDPFRLDSESRNVLVEMERNGVPCDVETFNVLITNYCKIRKTSVALELFSSMGMRGCYPNEATFLVLIKSLYQAARIGEGDEMIDRMKSAGFGDALDTKAYYEFLKILCGIGRVDHAMNVFAMMKEDGRKPGIKSYDLLMGKLCAHGRLDKANALYKEAESSGLAVQPKAYKVDPKFVKKKDTAVKKEKKRETLPEKMARKRRRLKQIRLSFVKKPKKMRRRAY; the protein is encoded by the coding sequence ATGCGGAAGCTCTCGTTGCACCTGCGCAAACTGCTCCTCCTCCGCTGCTTCTCCACCTCTCCCAATCCCCTCACCCACCACCCCCTCCCCGCCCCTCGATGTCCGCCTCCGGAATTTGTCTCTTCAAACGCCTTCTCCGCCGGCCGACGCCACTGGTTTTTTCCCATCAGAAATTTCTCCTCACAAACAGGAAACCCATCCGCAGCGGAAAATTCTTTcaatcaaaaccctaaaaaatCCGAAAACGATGAAGATGCATTGGCTAAATTGTTTTCCGACGAGCTTCAGAAAAACCCAGATTCAGAACCCCTCCCTCTTCAAAAAAGACTTGATCTTTCATTCTCCCACGTCCGGATTAGCCCCGCAATGCTCCTCTCTACACTCAATTTGTCCCCTGACGCAGGCCGTATGGCGCTAGATTTCCTCAAATGGGCGAAATCAAGGCCGGGATTTGAGCCTAGTGATGAGGTTTACTCCCATTTCGTTGCGTATTTTGGGAGGAGAAAGGATTTCAAAGCTACCCACGAAGTTCTTGTGGATGGCATTGGAGTCGCTGGGGTTAAGTCTCTTGAAGCCCTAATTGATCGAATGGTTCGTGCAGGGAGGCCCTCCCAAACCGTTGCATTGTTTGAGAGGATGGAGAAAGACTATGGGTTTGTGAGGGATATGGATTCATTGAAGCTGATTGTGTCTGGTCTCTGCAACCATGGCTACGCGAGCTATGCCGAAAAATTGGTTAAGGGTTTGGCAAATGAGTTCTTTCCCGATGAGTATATATGTGATGCATTGATCGAAGGCTGGTGCGTGGATGGGAAGCTGGATGAAGCCAAGAGATTGCTCGGTGAGATGCAGAGGGGCGGATTCGAGATAGGTACGTACGCTTACAACGCGATTTTAGAATGTGTTTGCGCGCTTTGTAGGAAGAAGGATCCTTTTAGGCTCGATAGCGAGTCAAGAAACGTGCTGGTTGAGATGGAGAGGAACGGTGTTCCTTGCGATGTGGAGACGTTTAATGTGCTTATTACTAATTACTGCAAGATTAGGAAGACCTCAGTTGCATTAGAACTGTTCTCTAGTATGGGGATGCGGGGGTGTTACCCTAATGAGGCTACGTTCCTTGTGTTGATCAAGAGCTTGTATCAGGCTGCACGGATTGGGGAAGGGGATGAGATGATTGATAGGATGAAGTCCGCTGGGTTCGGGGATGCTCTGGATACCAAGGCTTATTACGAGTTCTTGAAGATTCTATGTGGGATTGGGAGGGTTGATCATGCTATGAATGTTTTTGCAATGATGAAGGAGGACGGACGCAAGCCGGGTATTAAAAGTTACGACTTGTTGATGGGGAAGCTGTGTGCTCATGGACGTCTTGATAAGGCTAATGCTCTTTATAAGGAAGCCGAGAGCAGCGGGCTGGCTGTGCAGCCAAAGGCATACAAGGTTGATCCGAAAtttgtgaagaagaaggatACTGCGGTGAAGAAGGAAAAGAAGAGGGAGACACTTCCTGAGAAGATGGCAAGGAAGAGGAGACGGCTTAAACAGATTAGATTGAGTTTTGTCAAGAAGCCAAAGAAGATGAGGCGGCGTGCTTATTAA
- the LOC125200918 gene encoding psbP-like protein 1, chloroplastic: MVSLLTLPSTNHVWPSSSSQLGLYRHGPFRRSISFVVRSAHLPSTSAPPCEDRSGRRELLALGVTVAPWLFMSQHAATFAAETKKGFLPVTDKKDGYTFVYPFGWQEVVVEGQDKVFKDVIEPLESVSVNIIPTAKQDIRDFGPPQEVGETLIRKVLASPTQKTKLIEASEHDVEGKAYYTFEFLAQAPNYTRHALSTVCIGNGRFYTVTTGANERRWDKMKDRLKTVVDSFQIFNV; the protein is encoded by the exons ATGGTGTCTCTGCTAACATTGCCTTCAACCAATCATGTGTGGCCTAGTTCATCCTCTCAG CTAGGTCTGTATAGGCACGGTCCGTTTCGAAGGAGTATTTCCTTCGTTGTGAGGTCTGCTCATTTGCCTTCGACTTCAGCTCCTCCATGCGAAG ATAGAAGTGGAAGACGGGAACTCCTGGCCTTGGGGGTGACAGTTGCCCCTTGGTTATTCATGTCTCAGCACGCAGCAACAT TTGCTGCAGAAACAAAGAAGGGATTCCTCCCCGTCACTGATAAGAAAGACGGATATACTTTCGTGTATCCCTTTGGATGGCAG GAGGTCGTTGTTGAAGGACAAGACAAGGTCTTCAAAGATGTTATCGAGCCTCTTGAAAGCGTCAGTGTAAATATAATCCCCACAGCCAAACAAGACATTCGTGACTTTGGCCCCCCACAGGAG GTTGGCGAAACTCTAATTCGGAAGGTCTTGGCTTCTCCTACTCAAAAAACAAAGCTGATTGAGGCATCAGAG CACGACGTGGAGGGGAAAGCATATTACACATTCGAGTTCCTTGCACAAGCTCCAAACTACACCCGTCATGCTTTGTCTACAGTCTGCATTGGCAATG GAAGGTTCTACACAGTGACAACAGGAGCGAACGAGAGGAGATGGGATAAGATGAAAGATAGACTGAAAACTGTGGTCGATTCGTTCCAGATTTTCAATGTCTGA
- the LOC125200919 gene encoding protein SPIRAL1-like 2, translated as MGRGVSSGGGQSSLGYLFGSGEAPAPKPATNNVQAPVEKPAPVTRVTPEKQPSAAPSGDGLKQIPAGIHGNQKNNYHRADGQNTGNFLTDRPSTKVHAAPGGGSSLGYLFGGGSN; from the exons ATGGGTCGTGGAGTCAGCAGTGGTGGAGGGCAGAGTTCTCTGGGCTACCTTTTTGGAAGCGGGGAAGCTCCTGCTCCGAAACCTGCCACGAACAATGTGCAGGCACCTGTTGAGAAGCCAGCCCCAGTTACGCGTGTGACACCAGAGAAGCAGCCTTCTGCGGCACCATCTGGTGATGGTCTAAAGCAGATTCCTGCTGGTATCCATGGAAACCAGAAGAATAACTATCACCGTGCTGATGGCCAGAACACTGGGAACTTCCTCACG GATCGACCTTCGACTAAAGTCCATGCTGCTCCAGGTGGTGGGTCTTCCCTGGGATACCTTTTCGGAGGTGGGAGCAACTAG